The Alteripontixanthobacter sp. genome has a window encoding:
- a CDS encoding DUF465 domain-containing protein, whose protein sequence is MESSHVAALQTKHAGLENRLHQEMSRPAPDEVTIKKLKRQKLRLKEEIAAH, encoded by the coding sequence ATGGAATCGTCCCACGTCGCCGCGCTTCAGACAAAACATGCCGGGTTGGAAAACCGACTGCATCAGGAAATGTCCCGCCCTGCGCCAGACGAAGTGACGATCAAGAAGCTCAAACGCCAGAAACTGCGATTGAAGGAAGAAATCGCCGCTCATTGA
- a CDS encoding MBL fold metallo-hydrolase has product MAGPPPKPWPTGLSEQLEPLVRRVLAPNPSPYTYTGTQTYIVGGREGVAVIDPGPDEGDHVAAIESAVDGAPILAIMCTHTHRDHSPAAAPLAARNSAPIVGCAPLIIRTDRPRADAPFDQSYAPDRVMEDGEAMSGPGWTLRAVHTPGHTSNHLCFALEESGALFTGDHIMGWSTSVIVPPDGDMSDYMASLQKLYEREDSVFYPAHGPQVDRPRQLVRGMIGHRRQREAQILRLMGEQPRAIPAFIPAMYKGLDDRLIPAAEMSVEAHLIDLEQRGLAARSASDTGDIWQTN; this is encoded by the coding sequence ATGGCAGGACCACCGCCCAAACCATGGCCCACCGGCCTATCCGAGCAGCTCGAGCCGCTGGTTCGCCGCGTGCTCGCGCCCAACCCCTCCCCCTATACCTATACCGGCACGCAGACCTACATTGTCGGCGGGCGCGAGGGCGTGGCGGTGATCGATCCGGGACCGGACGAGGGCGATCATGTCGCTGCCATCGAGAGCGCGGTGGACGGCGCGCCGATATTGGCGATCATGTGTACCCACACTCACCGCGACCATTCCCCCGCGGCAGCGCCGCTGGCCGCCAGGAACAGCGCCCCGATCGTCGGCTGCGCGCCGTTGATCATCAGGACCGACCGGCCGCGCGCCGATGCGCCGTTCGACCAGTCCTATGCCCCCGACCGGGTGATGGAGGATGGCGAGGCGATGAGCGGGCCGGGCTGGACATTGAGGGCCGTGCACACGCCGGGCCACACGTCCAACCATCTGTGCTTCGCGCTGGAAGAATCGGGCGCGCTGTTTACCGGCGATCACATCATGGGCTGGTCCACCAGTGTGATCGTCCCGCCCGATGGCGATATGTCCGATTACATGGCGAGCCTGCAGAAACTCTACGAGCGCGAGGACAGCGTGTTCTACCCGGCCCACGGGCCGCAAGTGGACAGACCGCGCCAGCTGGTGCGCGGAATGATCGGCCATCGCCGCCAGCGCGAGGCGCAGATATTGCGGCTGATGGGCGAGCAGCCGCGCGCCATTCCGGCCTTCATTCCGGCAATGTACAAAGGGCTGGACGATCGGCTGATACCCGCTGCCGAAATGAGCGTCGAGGCACATCTGATCGATCTGGAACAGCGCGGGCTGGCCGCACGTTCTGCCAGTGACACAGGGGATATATGGCAAACGAATTGA
- a CDS encoding adenylate cyclase, whose product MATTAATGAGQARPKPQTPFARDNRFYNRLTIALSVVILLAFALFNMAGLTDWSGAPSVTYIHAAVMIVWLALFAAQGLLGAGRHMRWHRPLGWAGAGLAAVVVITGLATGMATVATGRTPPFFSDAYFLSLTTVQPVLFGLIFTAAIALRRKTDWHRRLMLGSLLLIAEPAFGRLIPLILVPALGGPEAGMASLLEMREWIPLLELTLQLALLALAMRHDARLHGAVHRAHLWTLGALIALPTINKLLEAVPAYAAYAGSLAAG is encoded by the coding sequence ATGGCGACGACTGCTGCAACTGGCGCTGGACAAGCAAGGCCGAAACCACAGACGCCGTTCGCTCGGGATAACCGGTTCTACAACCGCCTGACCATCGCGCTGTCGGTAGTGATTCTGCTGGCATTCGCCCTGTTCAATATGGCCGGGCTGACAGATTGGAGCGGCGCACCGAGCGTCACCTACATCCATGCAGCGGTGATGATCGTGTGGCTAGCGCTGTTTGCGGCGCAAGGTTTGCTCGGCGCGGGCCGACACATGCGCTGGCACCGCCCATTGGGCTGGGCCGGGGCGGGGCTGGCGGCAGTGGTCGTGATTACCGGACTGGCTACCGGCATGGCCACCGTGGCAACTGGCCGGACGCCGCCATTCTTCTCCGACGCCTATTTCCTCTCGCTTACCACGGTCCAGCCGGTGCTGTTCGGCCTCATATTTACCGCTGCAATCGCGCTGCGCCGCAAGACCGACTGGCACCGCCGGTTGATGCTCGGATCGCTGCTGCTGATTGCAGAGCCCGCCTTCGGGCGATTGATTCCGCTGATCCTGGTGCCTGCTTTGGGCGGGCCGGAAGCGGGCATGGCAAGCCTGCTGGAGATGCGCGAATGGATACCGCTGCTGGAGCTGACGCTGCAATTGGCGTTGCTGGCGCTGGCGATGCGGCATGATGCGCGGCTGCACGGCGCGGTCCACCGAGCACATTTATGGACGCTCGGTGCGCTGATCGCTTTGCCCACGATCAACAAGCTGCTGGAAGCCGTGCCAGCCTACGCCGCCTATGCCGGGTCGCTCGCTGCCGGTTGA
- a CDS encoding DUF2254 domain-containing protein: MITRLRALWASINASYWFYPAMFSIIALVLAFGSVWADRAGHAEFLRDVKWLELARPQGASNMLTVMAGSMIGVASTVFSITIAAVAYASGNYGPRLLTNFMEDKGNQFSLATFIATFVFSLTVLGFVRTGEEQALFASVGNEAGIPGFVPQLSLLIAYVLMSLSVAVLVFFLNHIPASIRINTVLEGIGKRLIGHIQHNYPDKNTGRVEHQSPEGKAVCATGNGYIQIIDYEGLHSIADRVDDRIKLAVRTGAFVHSDMALAYWAGDDPPDDCGDEVRDCFALGGMRTPGQDIHFLIDELVEIGLRALSPGINDPFTAITAMHWLGAATSELGGRDLTRKFGGAENANNDRLVLLDDDFDHYVARGFGTLRSGTATSPAAASVELEVLYDISVTLDDESRHADLLREGDRLMEQAREHLAGPSLQELEAEHVVFSQKMRGG, from the coding sequence ATGATCACCCGCCTGCGCGCCCTGTGGGCCTCCATCAATGCCAGTTACTGGTTCTATCCCGCCATGTTCAGCATCATCGCGCTGGTGCTGGCTTTCGGATCGGTCTGGGCAGACCGCGCGGGCCATGCGGAATTTCTGCGCGATGTGAAATGGCTGGAGCTCGCGCGGCCTCAAGGTGCCTCCAACATGCTGACGGTGATGGCCGGCTCGATGATCGGGGTGGCTTCCACCGTGTTCTCGATCACTATCGCTGCGGTGGCCTATGCCAGCGGCAATTACGGCCCGCGCCTTTTGACCAATTTCATGGAGGACAAGGGCAACCAGTTCTCGCTCGCCACCTTCATCGCGACCTTCGTCTTCTCGCTGACGGTGCTGGGCTTCGTGCGGACGGGCGAGGAACAGGCGCTGTTCGCATCGGTCGGAAACGAGGCTGGCATCCCCGGCTTCGTGCCGCAATTATCGCTGCTGATCGCCTATGTTTTGATGAGCCTTTCGGTCGCGGTGCTGGTATTCTTCCTCAACCATATCCCCGCCTCGATCCGGATCAACACCGTGCTGGAGGGTATCGGCAAGCGTCTGATCGGCCATATCCAGCACAATTATCCGGACAAGAACACCGGGCGAGTGGAACATCAGTCACCCGAAGGCAAGGCCGTGTGCGCTACCGGCAACGGCTACATCCAGATCATCGATTACGAGGGGCTGCATTCCATTGCCGACCGGGTGGATGACCGGATCAAGCTGGCGGTACGCACCGGTGCGTTCGTCCATTCGGACATGGCGTTGGCCTATTGGGCGGGCGATGATCCACCCGACGATTGCGGCGATGAAGTGCGCGACTGCTTTGCGCTGGGCGGAATGCGCACACCGGGGCAGGACATCCATTTCTTGATCGACGAGCTGGTCGAAATCGGCCTGCGCGCTCTGTCGCCCGGCATCAACGATCCCTTCACCGCCATCACCGCGATGCATTGGCTGGGCGCTGCTACCTCCGAATTGGGCGGGCGGGACCTCACGCGCAAATTCGGTGGGGCCGAAAATGCCAATAACGACCGGCTGGTGCTGCTCGACGATGATTTCGACCACTATGTGGCGCGCGGATTCGGCACGTTGCGCAGCGGCACTGCGACCAGCCCGGCAGCCGCCAGCGTCGAGCTGGAAGTTCTGTACGACATTTCGGTCACTCTGGACGACGAGAGTCGCCATGCCGATTTGCTGCGCGAGGGCGACCGGTTGATGGAGCAGGCGCGCGAACATCTGGCCGGGCCCAGTCTGCAGGAACTGGAAGCGGAACATGTGGTGTTCTCGCAAAAAATGCGCGGCGGATAG
- a CDS encoding DUF465 domain-containing protein, giving the protein MNEQELRKRLSILLTEHRDLDAAIAALTLGGSGDQLQIARLKKRKLRLRDQIAEVEDQLIPDIIA; this is encoded by the coding sequence ATGAACGAACAGGAATTGCGCAAACGGCTTTCCATCCTGCTGACGGAACACCGCGACCTCGACGCGGCAATCGCTGCGCTGACGCTGGGCGGCAGCGGCGATCAACTGCAGATCGCGCGGCTGAAAAAGCGTAAATTGCGTCTGCGCGACCAGATTGCCGAGGTCGAGGACCAGCTAATCCCCGATATCATCGCCTGA
- the glpK gene encoding glycerol kinase GlpK, with product MTQTILVLDAGTTSTRAMLFAPDGKLVEVAQRELTQHYPRPGWVEHDAAEIWDKTLACAREVAEGKASAIAAIGITNQRETVVAWNRETGRPLSRAIVWQDRRTAEFCGQLKDAGHEEAVQASTGLLLDPYFSATKMRWMLDNDPAVANAARSGGLAFGTVESWLTYKLSGAHITDASNASRTLLLPLDGAGFDEGLCELFGVPHDALPRVVDNHGQLAAAKAEWLGREVPIAGLAGDQQSATIGQGCLSFGETKATYGTGAFVLTNKGSAIPRSQHRLLGTVLYQEEGQRVYAIEGSVFVAGSLVQWLRDSLGIIGSAAETEALARSVGSSGEVVIVPALAGLGAPHWRSEARGVIAGLSFASGKPQIARAALEAMAHQTHDLAQAFAADGARWETLRIDGGMSANDWMAQDLADFLGLPVERPDFVETTALGAAMLAAVGAGLHSSLEAASQAMRGGIARFEPDMEAAARQERLARWRKALAAA from the coding sequence ATGACACAAACGATCCTCGTCCTCGATGCCGGAACCACTTCGACCCGCGCCATGCTGTTCGCGCCCGATGGCAAGTTGGTGGAAGTGGCCCAGCGCGAACTGACGCAGCATTATCCCCGGCCCGGCTGGGTGGAGCACGATGCAGCCGAGATCTGGGACAAGACGCTGGCATGCGCGCGCGAAGTGGCGGAGGGCAAGGCAAGCGCCATCGCCGCTATCGGCATCACCAACCAGCGCGAAACAGTGGTGGCGTGGAACCGCGAGACGGGCCGGCCGCTCAGCCGCGCGATCGTATGGCAGGATCGGCGCACGGCGGAGTTCTGCGGCCAGTTGAAGGATGCGGGGCACGAGGAGGCGGTGCAGGCCAGCACCGGCCTGCTGCTGGACCCCTATTTCTCCGCCACCAAGATGCGCTGGATGCTGGATAACGATCCGGCCGTGGCGAATGCGGCGCGGTCGGGGGGTCTGGCATTCGGCACGGTGGAAAGCTGGCTGACCTACAAGCTTTCGGGTGCACATATCACCGATGCCAGCAATGCCAGCCGCACTCTGCTGCTGCCGCTGGACGGCGCCGGGTTCGACGAGGGGTTGTGCGAATTGTTCGGCGTGCCGCACGATGCGCTGCCGCGCGTGGTCGACAATCACGGCCAGCTGGCGGCTGCAAAGGCGGAGTGGCTGGGACGGGAGGTTCCGATTGCCGGGCTGGCGGGCGACCAGCAATCGGCGACTATCGGGCAAGGCTGCCTGTCTTTCGGGGAGACCAAGGCGACTTACGGCACCGGGGCGTTCGTGTTGACCAATAAAGGCAGCGCTATTCCGCGCTCGCAGCACCGCCTGCTCGGTACGGTACTGTATCAGGAGGAGGGGCAGCGGGTTTACGCGATCGAGGGATCGGTGTTCGTCGCGGGAAGCCTGGTCCAATGGCTGCGCGATTCCCTCGGCATTATCGGCAGCGCCGCCGAAACCGAGGCATTGGCGCGCAGTGTCGGCAGCAGCGGCGAGGTGGTGATCGTTCCCGCGCTGGCGGGCCTGGGCGCGCCGCATTGGCGCAGCGAAGCGCGCGGCGTGATCGCGGGGCTCAGCTTTGCCAGCGGCAAGCCGCAAATCGCCCGCGCTGCGCTGGAGGCGATGGCGCACCAGACGCACGATCTCGCCCAAGCGTTCGCCGCCGATGGCGCGCGGTGGGAAACGCTGCGGATCGATGGCGGGATGAGCGCGAATGACTGGATGGCGCAGGATCTCGCCGATTTCCTCGGATTGCCGGTAGAGCGGCCCGATTTCGTGGAAACCACCGCGCTGGGTGCCGCGATGCTGGCGGCAGTCGGGGCCGGCCTGCATTCCTCGCTGGAGGCTGCATCGCAGGCCATGCGCGGCGGAATTGCGCGGTTCGAACCGGATATGGAAGCTGCCGCGCGTCAAGAACGCCTGGCAAGATGGCGCAAGGCTCTGGCAGCGGCCTAG
- a CDS encoding DUF4230 domain-containing protein codes for MANELKTSEHGTDTLAPSPRAEKPLARIQAVPWLIVILLLAATAWLAWRAFGPSELGDPLATSLVAFEEQNELTVFSAQLAPVVSSTDSRFFGAIESRQIAVIPARVDYKVDLSAVDASRLTWDEAEETLRVQLPALEVGRPNLDEAQAQYLREGIWISRDAQDKLTRENTRTAERLATQQAANPVLMNLARSAARTAIGQNLAIPLEVAGYGDVTVDVRFDGEPAPAELP; via the coding sequence ATGGCAAACGAATTGAAAACTTCCGAGCATGGCACCGATACGCTGGCTCCGTCTCCGCGCGCCGAAAAACCGCTTGCCCGTATTCAGGCGGTGCCGTGGCTGATCGTGATCCTGCTGCTGGCGGCGACCGCATGGCTCGCCTGGCGGGCCTTCGGGCCGAGCGAGCTGGGCGATCCGCTGGCGACAAGCCTGGTCGCGTTCGAGGAGCAGAACGAGCTGACCGTCTTCAGCGCGCAGCTTGCGCCGGTGGTATCGAGCACCGACAGCCGCTTCTTCGGCGCGATAGAAAGCCGCCAGATCGCGGTGATCCCCGCCCGGGTGGATTACAAGGTCGATCTGAGCGCTGTCGATGCCAGCCGATTGACCTGGGACGAGGCGGAAGAAACGCTGCGCGTTCAATTGCCCGCGCTCGAAGTCGGCCGCCCCAATCTGGATGAGGCGCAGGCGCAATATCTGCGCGAAGGCATCTGGATCAGCCGCGATGCGCAGGACAAGCTCACACGCGAAAACACCCGCACCGCCGAGCGTCTGGCCACCCAGCAGGCAGCCAATCCGGTGTTGATGAACCTGGCCCGCAGCGCCGCGCGCACCGCGATCGGCCAGAATCTCGCGATCCCGCTGGAAGTGGCGGGTTATGGCGATGTGACGGTGGATGTTCGTTTCGATGGAGAGCCTGCACCGGCCGAGCTGCCCTAA
- a CDS encoding DMT family transporter → MASGPSGRQWWLLAALLAGNMALATGPYFVRLAESGPVAAGFWRLFLALPFLLLFARGSGEAVWAVPRAVKWIVALAGAAFALDLASWHIGIEMTRLGNATLFGNSGSLVLLVWGFVIGRRLPRGGEWLAIIFALTGAAILLGGSLEISTHSLVGDLFCLMAGMFYAVYLLILQRARATLGSWSLLVWVCLAGAPIMLAIALLNGEPVWPPMTLSGWTPLVALFVTSQIIGQGLLVFSLRHFPPLIIGLALLTQPAMAALIGWSAFGEVLSVLDILGMILLGTALAVARSRQGR, encoded by the coding sequence TTGGCCAGCGGCCCGTCCGGCCGGCAATGGTGGCTGCTGGCCGCATTGCTGGCGGGAAACATGGCGCTCGCAACCGGGCCATATTTCGTGCGGCTGGCCGAAAGCGGACCGGTCGCAGCGGGGTTCTGGCGATTGTTCCTGGCGCTGCCCTTCCTGCTGCTGTTCGCGCGCGGCAGCGGGGAAGCGGTCTGGGCCGTGCCGCGCGCAGTGAAATGGATCGTCGCGCTGGCGGGCGCAGCTTTCGCGCTGGACCTGGCCAGCTGGCATATCGGGATCGAGATGACGCGGCTGGGCAACGCGACCCTGTTCGGCAATTCGGGCAGCCTGGTACTGTTGGTGTGGGGTTTCGTGATCGGGCGACGCTTGCCGCGCGGCGGTGAATGGCTGGCGATAATCTTCGCGTTGACCGGGGCGGCGATCCTGTTGGGCGGATCGCTGGAGATCAGCACCCACAGCCTGGTGGGCGACCTGTTCTGCCTGATGGCCGGGATGTTCTACGCCGTATATCTGCTGATCCTGCAACGCGCCCGCGCCACGCTGGGCAGCTGGAGCCTGCTGGTTTGGGTCTGTCTGGCAGGCGCGCCGATCATGCTGGCTATCGCGTTGTTGAACGGGGAGCCGGTGTGGCCGCCGATGACGCTGTCCGGGTGGACACCGCTGGTGGCATTGTTCGTGACCAGCCAGATTATCGGACAGGGTTTGCTGGTATTTTCGCTGCGCCACTTTCCTCCGCTGATTATCGGGCTCGCCTTGCTCACCCAGCCTGCGATGGCCGCGCTGATCGGGTGGAGCGCATTCGGCGAGGTGCTGAGCGTGCTCGACATATTGGGTATGATCTTGCTGGGTACCGCGCTGGCGGTCGCGCGAAGCAGGCAGGGCCGCTAA
- a CDS encoding alkene reductase — protein MHDSLFQPLDLGAIHAPNRILMAPLTRGRANMPGSVPGEMNATYYRQRAGAGLIISEATGISHEGLGWPAAPGIWSDEQVEGWKLVTDAVHADGGRIVLQMWHMGRLVHSDFLGGKPPVSASATTAPGHAHTFEGRKDNSPARALTLEEIPRVIEDYRHAAANAKKAGFDGVQLHGANGYLIDQFLRDSTNLREDEYGGSPENRTRLLREVLDALIGEWGADRVSVRLSPNGETQGCDDSDPAATFSAAAKVVEDLKLGFLELREPGPEGTFGQTDVPKQSPMIRDIYSGPLVLNSDYDAASAAADVASGKCDAVSFGRPYISNPDLAERIAQDAPFAPNVDVPKSWYLPGPAGYIDYPTLEEEQAEAAE, from the coding sequence TTGCACGATTCGTTGTTCCAGCCGCTTGATCTCGGCGCGATCCATGCGCCCAACCGTATCCTGATGGCACCGCTCACGCGCGGGCGGGCCAATATGCCCGGCTCGGTCCCGGGTGAGATGAACGCGACCTATTACCGCCAGCGCGCCGGCGCAGGACTGATCATCAGCGAAGCGACCGGGATCAGCCACGAAGGGCTCGGCTGGCCCGCAGCGCCAGGGATATGGAGCGACGAACAGGTCGAAGGCTGGAAGCTGGTGACCGATGCGGTGCACGCCGATGGCGGCCGAATCGTGCTGCAGATGTGGCATATGGGCCGCTTGGTGCATTCCGATTTCCTCGGCGGCAAACCGCCTGTTTCCGCCAGCGCAACCACCGCGCCGGGTCACGCGCATACTTTCGAAGGGCGCAAGGACAATTCCCCTGCGCGCGCCCTGACGCTGGAAGAAATCCCCCGCGTGATAGAGGATTATCGCCATGCCGCCGCCAATGCGAAGAAAGCGGGGTTCGACGGGGTCCAGCTGCACGGCGCGAATGGTTATCTGATCGACCAGTTCCTGCGCGATTCGACCAATCTGCGCGAAGACGAATATGGTGGCTCGCCGGAAAACCGTACGCGGCTGCTGCGCGAAGTGCTGGATGCGCTGATCGGCGAATGGGGTGCGGACCGCGTATCGGTGCGCCTGTCACCCAATGGCGAGACGCAGGGCTGCGACGATAGCGATCCGGCGGCGACTTTCAGCGCTGCCGCTAAAGTCGTCGAAGACCTCAAGCTGGGCTTCCTCGAACTGCGCGAACCGGGGCCGGAAGGCACTTTTGGCCAGACCGATGTACCCAAGCAAAGCCCGATGATTCGCGATATCTATTCCGGCCCGCTGGTGCTGAATTCCGATTACGACGCGGCCAGCGCGGCAGCCGATGTGGCCAGTGGCAAATGCGATGCGGTCAGCTTCGGGCGGCCCTATATCTCCAACCCCGATCTGGCGGAAAGGATTGCGCAGGACGCGCCGTTCGCGCCCAATGTCGATGTGCCGAAAAGCTGGTACCTGCCGGGACCGGCGGGCTATATCGATTATCCCACGCTGGAGGAGGAGCAGGCCGAAGCGGCGGAGTAG
- the nadA gene encoding quinolinate synthase NadA, which produces MTIETKPPQGEDLLHEIDRLRKERNAVILAHYYQTPDIQDIADFVGDSLQLSQMAAETDADVIAFCGVKFMADTAKILSPEKIVVLPDMDAGCSLEDSCPPDKFRAFREAHPDHIALTYINCSTEVKALSDVIVTSSSAETILQQIPADQKIIFGPDRHLGGYLSRKFDREMLLWPGVCIVHEAFSETELIKLKQQHPDAPIAAHPECPPTIIDHADYVGSTSGILQFAETFEGDTLIVATEPHIIHQMEKALPNKNFIGAPGADGNCSCNICPYMALNTMEKLYVALRDLEPRIEIEEDLRLAAKKSLDRMLELASGTVGQGDLG; this is translated from the coding sequence ATGACTATCGAGACCAAACCGCCACAGGGCGAAGACCTGCTCCATGAAATCGACCGCCTGCGGAAGGAGCGTAACGCGGTGATCCTGGCGCATTATTACCAGACGCCCGATATTCAGGACATCGCCGATTTCGTCGGGGATTCGCTCCAGCTAAGCCAGATGGCGGCCGAAACCGATGCCGACGTGATCGCCTTTTGCGGGGTCAAGTTCATGGCCGATACCGCCAAGATCCTCAGCCCGGAAAAGATCGTGGTACTGCCCGATATGGATGCCGGCTGCAGCCTGGAAGACAGCTGCCCGCCCGACAAGTTCCGCGCTTTTCGCGAAGCGCATCCCGATCATATCGCGCTGACCTATATCAACTGCTCGACCGAAGTTAAGGCGCTGTCCGACGTGATCGTGACCAGTTCCAGCGCGGAGACGATCCTGCAACAGATCCCGGCGGACCAGAAGATCATCTTCGGGCCCGACCGCCATCTGGGCGGCTATCTCTCGCGCAAATTCGACCGCGAAATGCTGCTGTGGCCGGGCGTGTGCATCGTCCATGAAGCTTTTTCCGAAACCGAGCTGATCAAGCTGAAACAGCAACATCCCGATGCGCCCATCGCCGCGCACCCCGAATGTCCGCCGACCATCATCGACCATGCCGATTATGTCGGTTCGACCAGCGGTATCCTGCAATTTGCCGAGACGTTCGAGGGCGATACGCTGATCGTGGCGACCGAGCCACATATCATCCACCAGATGGAAAAGGCGTTGCCGAACAAGAACTTCATCGGCGCGCCGGGTGCGGATGGCAATTGCAGCTGCAACATCTGCCCTTACATGGCGCTCAACACGATGGAAAAACTCTACGTCGCCCTGCGCGATCTGGAGCCCCGGATCGAGATCGAGGAAGACCTCCGGCTCGCCGCCAAGAAAAGCCTCGACCGTATGCTGGAACTGGCCAGCGGCACGGTCGGGCAAGGCGATCTGGGCTGA
- a CDS encoding DUF1465 family protein: MKPTANISHAIIEALYEQALILADEVRAAFALQPPSEREQVSQDDPLRLARSEEGLRTTTRMMHVLAWLLNQRAYLAGDMTEFQLRRHGALPEDRPSDPDMVMLLDITAQELVEETEAMHSRIHRLDRAWRERFEMQPPAIMRLRERLGFAMIAERRRHEREEGMSSRR; this comes from the coding sequence ATGAAGCCGACCGCCAATATCAGTCACGCCATTATCGAGGCGCTGTATGAACAGGCTTTGATATTGGCCGACGAGGTGCGCGCCGCATTCGCGCTGCAACCGCCCAGCGAGCGCGAGCAGGTGTCGCAGGACGATCCGCTGCGGCTTGCCCGGTCCGAGGAAGGTCTGCGCACCACCACCCGCATGATGCATGTGCTCGCCTGGTTGCTGAACCAGCGCGCCTATCTGGCGGGCGACATGACCGAATTTCAGCTGCGCCGCCACGGCGCGCTGCCGGAGGACCGGCCATCCGATCCGGATATGGTCATGCTGCTGGATATCACGGCGCAGGAACTGGTCGAGGAGACCGAAGCGATGCACAGCCGCATCCACCGGCTCGACCGCGCCTGGCGCGAACGCTTTGAAATGCAGCCGCCTGCGATCATGCGGTTGCGCGAAAGGCTGGGCTTCGCCATGATTGCCGAGCGGCGGCGACATGAGCGCGAAGAGGGAATGTCCTCGCGCCGCTGA